The nucleotide window ATGTCAGGGCAAATTACCAGTTGTGCTAGTTACATTATATTTAACTCTTCATTTTGAACAGAGATCGTATTTTTTGGGTAACTGGACTCTCTCTCTAACTAAGACTAACATTAGTGGTTTCTGGTGGTTGCAGTGGCGATGGGAGAGTGGTGGATTGGGCTgtgtcttcctcttctttctcatcCTCAGTAAATGCTTGGTAATTAAATATTCAAggttcttctttttcatttctttgtgCTTATCCTCTTCTTCGTCGTAGCTAATTAATAACTCATAATCAAACAAAACACAATAAACGTTGCACAACAGATTCACACTGTTAATAAAAATAAGAAGTAAGAAAAACAACTGTGTTTCTGGTTTCCATTAATCATTTTGCTGCTATCTGGTTTGCAGGAACTTTTTTGTTATCGTAACTAGgggtttacctttttttttttgttaataacTAAGGGTTTACACATACCTTATAGGatgggtattttgaaaaatactaaacCTTAGGAGAATATTTTAGGAGAATATTTGTGCATCCAAAGGGAATGTGGATATTCTATTTCTTAGGCCGAGAGTTTGGGTAACAGAAACGTTCTTGCAACCTGGGTAGtaacaaaaaaatttcccattaaTTTGTCAGAGAAGATTTGCAGAAAAATAGTGTGACTTTGCACCAGCAAAAGGGTCAGTGGATTGTTTATGAAAGCATAAGTGGggttaggattttcacctttcattaGGGGTAGGATGGTCTTTTCACCCCTTTGTGTCTTGGTGCAGGGTCATGGTGCCTTTCAGGATTTTTTCCCCTAATTATTTATTGGGCTTTTTATATGCTGTAATGAATAATTTGTGGAAAAGATTTAAGGTGGGTGGGTAGAAGACAAATTTTTACTAAGTGACTGATAATCTTAGGGGCAAAAATGAAATCTCCCTTTCAATTAAAAGGGATAtttggaaaaacaaaaaggaagccTAAAGGATAGTGTGGCCATtgtgccttgacaaagtggggGGCAAATTGACGGACCCATCCAACCCTtatgaaaagtgaaaatttcacttttattAATGTTTCTACTAGTGCTCTTATTAGCACCACATGGGCACCAGGGCCGTGCTACTTTTTAATGAACCTCCCTTGGTTATTTACGAACCCATAGAGGAAAGGAACTATTCATTTTCACATCAGCAAATTTCCTACTACCTAGGTGGataataattgttttttttccttataagcAGAGCAAGAGAGGGCCAAAATTCTTCTGGATATCAGCCATGGCGCCACTGGTTTCTGTGATTCTTGGAAGCCTCCTTGTCTATCTCACCCACGCTGAGAGACATGGTGTTGCAGTGGTGAGCATCTCATTCTGTACTGCCTTTTTCCAACTTTGTTGGCATTTCagttttctcccatttcttgcAACTTCGTTACTGTGTTACAGATTGGACACCTGAAGCAAGGCTTGAATCCACCATCTTTGACCAGTTTTGAATTTGGGTCTGATCATCTGATGCTAGCCCTTAAAACCGGAATCATCTCTGGTGTCATCGCTCTTGCCGTAAGtgtatagatatatatatatatatatatatattttttttgttaattatggGTGTCAAGTCTTTGGTTTGATTAATCTCACGGGTCATATTGACCTCACAATTGTATGAACTGGATCATATCGGGTCAAATGATGgctattcaatttttattgaaaaCAGTGATGAACACTAAAAAAAACCCCGTAAAACCCAAAACATGCCTattgaaattaaattaataatttgAAACCTGCACTATATTAAGATAAGTCTTTTTCCTCTTGTGGGCCCGTTCTTATCTGATTTTATCTTCCTTCTACGTGATTTACAAGAAAGTGGAAAGTAGAACGTAAGTAGAACGTAGAAGATCTAGATTCAAGACCAATAATGGACCATTACCAAAAGAAGATCAATATAGTATTAAAATGGTTCCAGGCTGGTCGGTGTTCTTCCCCATACTTGCCTAACGTGGGTGACAACTTGTCCACTGTAGAATCTGGCCAACAATGAATCGCTGTCGGTTGAATCGACTGTTGTAGGTTAAATTCGTGTTCAAGATTGGCCCAATCGATTATTGAATATGTTGGGTTTAAGCATCGATTGATTAATAAACGGGTATTCTCAATGCAAGGTAGTTGTCAGATAGTCACTTTAATAGCCCCAGTGAAAATTGTAACCAACTGTTTATAGCCTACTTAGCCCTCATTTAACCAAATTATGGTCCAGATACTTTCCGTGAATTGTGAATTACAAGGATTGATTatctaaatggatagaaataATGTAGAGCCTTTAATTGTTAGAGACCGATTAGCCCGACCTTAAACTATTAATTGTTCCATCATTGATCTAGATCCTCCGATTTTTTTGAAGGATCTCTTATAAATTTATTATCAGCATGATCTTGGTCTATTATGTATAAGAAAtagtataaaatatttatttttatattgatattttcattcatataaaataatttatttttatattgggtttttttttccaatcagtTTTGGGGTTTGTTCTAatcaattttgtatttttactgatttctaaatcaaaaccaatgcCGAACTGATGAGGAATTATGtctaattggtttggttttttggTTCGTACCAAATTTCCAATCGGtctttttggtttggttcgttCCAATtgatctaattttttgttttttttgacaAAGATCCAATCGGTCTAGTTGTGCTAACGTTGGGTTTAAATTAATGCAGGAAGGAATCGCTGCGGGAAGGAGCTTCGCCATGCTCAAAGACTACCAAATCGATGGCAAcaaagagatgattgcctttggGATGATGAACATCGCTGGCTCTTGCACTTCTTGCTACTTGACGGGAGGTATTTATATCTCAAtttatataaagggaaaaagaatgttacCCGTCTAGCGTTCTTTATACCAAAGgcaaaagcatcttttcacagTTTCCTTGAAAATAAGGGCTGTTTCTGGACCTGAGGAGGGTAGCGTTCCTCCTCCCATTATATTAATTATCAAAATCCACCGTTCGCTATCAAAATTAAATGTGGCCCACCTGCCCATATGGTCACTTGTCCACACCATCTCCCAAACTCTCGCACCCTCCATTCCCTTGGCACTGCTTTGATGGAGGTGGGAGATGCGGTGGACAGGTGACCATATATGGGTAGGTGATCTGGACTCATTCTAAACTCATAATTAACTAATGCTTGGCTGGAATTGAAAATTTCAGGACCTCTTTCGCGTGCGGCGGTGAACTTCAATGCAGGATGCAAGACTGCAGTCTCAAACACTGTGATGGCTATTGCTGTGTTGATAACTATGTTGTTCCTAACACCATTGTTCCACTACACTCCCCTCGTCGTTCTTGCTTCCATTATCACTACGGCCATGATCTGTTTGATCGACTACAGGGCTGCTATCCATCTTTGGAACCTCGACAAATTTGACTTTGTTGTGTGCATTAGTGCATACATCAGTGTAGTCTTCGGAAGTGTCGAGATGGGTTTAATCGTAGCGGTATGTATCATCTCAACACTCTTTCATatagagaggaaaaagaaatttaagcTCTGATACCTTGTTGGAGGGTCAAACTCGAAACCTTAAAATTTAGTGGAGAAAGATTCTTAAATATATGATACCAAACAAGGACCCGAACAAACTGATGTGGGACTATAACCCTATAACTCCCTGCATTTCAACACTACCATGGAAAAATGGAAGTTGGGCTTAGGCCTATTCAACATTAATTGATCACTAACGGTTCAAATTTTTGTTGCAGGTCACATTATCCATGCTTAGGGTGTTTCTATTCATATCAAGGCCAAGAACTTTTGTCCTTGGCAACCTCCCCAACTCCATGATATACAGAAACATCGATCAATACCCAGATGCTAACAGTGTTCCTGGAGTTCTTATACTTCAAATTGATGCTCCTATCTACTTTGCCAATTCAAGCTACTTAAGAGAGAGGTACAATAAGCATGATATATAATTGAAAAGTTTATCTCAAGAATTAATGCTAAGATTTAGCTGATTTTGTTCTATAGAATCTCAAGATGGATCAATGAAGAGGAAGACAGACTAAAATCATCAGGAGAGACAGGCTTACATTATGTAATACTAGACATGGGCTGTAAGTAATCAACCATAAAAGGATTGAATTATCTGAGTTGTTCTATATTAATTTAACTAATCACTTCCATCTAATCTGTGAAAAATCTTTGATAAACAGCCGTTGGTAGCATCGACACAAGCGGGATTAGCATGCTTGATGAAGTTAAGAAGAACATGGACAGAAGAGGGCTTAAGGTACTAGTTAACTGTTGGGGTCTTTAATTTCTTGCTTATTGAATATTATGTCATTTTTATGGTGGAAGTGAAGTGATTTACTTGTATGTGTTTGATGGGTCTTAAATATAGATGGTGTTGGCTAACCCTGGAAGTGAATTGATGAAGAAGCTAGACAGGTCCAAGTTCATAGAGAACTTAGGCCAGGAGTGGATCTGTCTAACAGTGGGAGAGGCTGTGGGAGCTTGTAAATTCATGCTTCATTCATGCAAGGCAGGCCCTGTGACACTTGAAACAGTCCATGTGAATAATGTTTGAGCAAATACTATTTTGGATCAAGTGTcctgaaattagggttttttgtaaAGGGGGTGTTAATCAGTTAAATCTTAAGGCTTTTCTCTTCTAACCACTGTATAAGCTTGTAGAATATATGTATTAGGGTGCAATAATATCAAGAGGGAATTTAGATTGTTGGTTGACCatttattttaatgtttaattGGTCAACTTGTTTTTGTTGTCATTTGGTTGTTGAGATATACCTTATTGTACTTCATATTCCAATATTGTTTCTGATGTTTCTAAGTCTCATATCCACAAAGTtatccttttcttctctatctGTCTATCCATGAGAAAGTCTGAAACTAAAACAAAAAGGGCAGTTAGCTAATTCCactttcggcattgccatcagccgGAATACACACTACATGATTAATCATATCTTTATTACAAGTTACTCTTAATCTAATATTGGGAGTAACTCTCACGGGCACCCTCACATAATTCCAAAGCAAGATTCTGTTTGAAAGAATTTGTATGCACTTAAATGGAATGTAAGGCctggaattagcaaaaaccaaCTTTCTTCTCGTAGTCTCTCTCCTCTAAGGGTGTGGCTAGCTTCCTGTATAATGTACTGACACTCACAATCTCCATTTCTTGTTCCTCAGTAATGACTTAACTTGTAAGATGGTAATATAAACGGCAACATGTAAATCCCTCTTCCTTTGATATAATCTTGAAAAgtttttgcatcatttgtatACGAGTTTTGAGTTTCTTATTGCTACTAACTATGAGAGGCATCTAGCTATGCTTGGGATCTTCCTTTTGTTCCTGGTCTTTCACCCCCCTCCTTTTAATTTAGTATATCATTGTTTCTCTTTGGCTGcttttggtagtcattcagttccagaaacaatgtttcatgttaaaaatagaattttcagtttctgtatcaaaacgtcgttaaaaaataaataaataaataaataaattgaaaaaaaggtTTTAGGAATGATTATCTTAAATTGTTCATTTCtttgtatttggaacgaaaccgaAATGACGAGACAAGATTTCGCCGTTCCATTATTTTgcatttctagcatttttttttctctcttttcatttcaaaaaaatcgaaaaataCCAAGTTGGCACCAAACATTTCATTCCGTTTTTTATT belongs to Macadamia integrifolia cultivar HAES 741 unplaced genomic scaffold, SCU_Mint_v3 scaffold2514, whole genome shotgun sequence and includes:
- the LOC122066650 gene encoding sulfate transporter 3.1-like, producing the protein MGSTDYMFQNHVGCAHRVALPPSQPFFHSLKLSLKETFFPDDPLRHFKNQSPGRKFVLALQYFLPILEWAPRYTFQFFKADFIAGITIASLAIPQGISYAKLANLPPILGLYSSFVPPLVYAMMGSSRDLAIGAAAVPSLLIGSMLGREVNPIAQPKLYLHLAFTATLFSGVFQASLGFLRLGFIVDFLSHATIIGFMGGAATVVSLQQLKGILGLEHFTNSTDLVSVMRSVFTQTHQWRWESGGLGCVFLFFLILSKCLSKRGPKFFWISAMAPLVSVILGSLLVYLTHAERHGVAVIGHLKQGLNPPSLTSFEFGSDHLMLALKTGIISGVIALAEGIAAGRSFAMLKDYQIDGNKEMIAFGMMNIAGSCTSCYLTGGPLSRAAVNFNAGCKTAVSNTVMAIAVLITMLFLTPLFHYTPLVVLASIITTAMICLIDYRAAIHLWNLDKFDFVVCISAYISVVFGSVEMGLIVAVTLSMLRVFLFISRPRTFVLGNLPNSMIYRNIDQYPDANSVPGVLILQIDAPIYFANSSYLRERISRWINEEEDRLKSSGETGLHYVILDMGSVGSIDTSGISMLDEVKKNMDRRGLKMVLANPGSELMKKLDRSKFIENLGQEWICLTVGEAVGACKFMLHSCKAGPVTLETVHVNNV